A single genomic interval of Bacillus smithii harbors:
- a CDS encoding long-chain fatty acid--CoA ligase: MKNTAHFSFWPTRVPKTLTVPKTNIFDNLVVSAKRFPQKNAIYYYGATYSYQQILEEAERIAGFLEKRLHVQKGDRVMLYMQNSPQFIISYYAISRINAIVVPINPMNTTEELRFYIQDAQIKTGIVSQEIYDYVAPLLEQTPLEQLVIACYHDYLPEEVDDPIPPVVAESRRLFSKQNHYLWKDVLEAGEKPECTLGDADDLAVMPYTSGTTGLPKGCLHKHSSVQANTIGGAYWDILTPNSVCFTTLPLFHVTGMIHSMHMPIFVGAEMIVLTRWDREYARKIIKKKQISHWVVISTMLIDFLANPLLKKEDVASLELIAGGGASLPAAVGEKLYKLTGLRYVEGYGLSETISHTHFNPPDRPKLQCLGVPSFDVDARIINPQTLEELDDGQEGEIVVHGPQVFVGYYNRKEDNEKAFLEIDGKKFFRTGDIGVRDEEGYYFIVDRLKRMINASGFKVWPTEVESYLYKHPAVQQACVVGIPDPKRGENVKAFIILNEDYKGKITEEELIRWSKEHMAAYKYPRFIEFRDSLPTTSSGKLLWRKLAEEEKKKFEMNK; encoded by the coding sequence ATGAAAAATACTGCCCATTTTTCATTCTGGCCAACAAGAGTCCCCAAAACGCTAACGGTTCCAAAAACCAATATTTTCGATAATTTAGTTGTTTCCGCCAAACGATTTCCTCAAAAAAATGCCATTTATTATTATGGCGCCACGTATTCTTATCAACAAATTTTGGAAGAAGCAGAGAGAATCGCGGGTTTTTTGGAAAAAAGGCTGCACGTCCAAAAAGGGGACCGTGTCATGCTGTATATGCAAAACTCGCCTCAATTTATCATTTCTTATTACGCTATATCCAGGATTAATGCGATTGTCGTTCCGATCAATCCGATGAATACAACCGAAGAACTTAGATTTTATATTCAAGACGCACAAATCAAAACCGGTATCGTTTCACAAGAAATTTATGATTATGTTGCCCCGCTCTTGGAACAAACTCCTCTAGAACAGTTAGTGATCGCTTGTTATCATGATTATTTGCCCGAAGAAGTGGATGATCCAATTCCTCCGGTAGTGGCAGAAAGTCGCCGTCTGTTTTCAAAACAAAATCATTATTTATGGAAAGATGTGTTAGAAGCTGGAGAAAAACCGGAGTGTACGCTGGGAGATGCGGACGATCTTGCCGTCATGCCGTACACATCCGGTACAACGGGTTTGCCAAAAGGATGCTTGCATAAACATAGCAGTGTCCAGGCAAACACGATAGGTGGAGCATATTGGGATATTTTAACGCCCAATTCAGTTTGTTTCACAACATTGCCGCTGTTCCATGTGACCGGAATGATTCACAGCATGCATATGCCTATTTTTGTAGGAGCGGAAATGATCGTATTAACGCGCTGGGACCGCGAATATGCCAGAAAAATCATAAAAAAGAAACAGATTTCTCATTGGGTGGTCATCAGCACCATGCTTATTGATTTTCTTGCCAATCCCCTGCTGAAAAAAGAAGATGTCGCCTCGCTGGAATTAATTGCGGGGGGAGGAGCTTCGCTGCCGGCGGCCGTTGGGGAGAAGCTGTACAAATTAACGGGCCTTCGCTATGTAGAAGGATATGGATTATCCGAAACGATTTCTCATACACATTTCAATCCGCCGGATCGCCCAAAATTGCAATGTTTAGGGGTTCCATCGTTCGATGTTGATGCTAGAATCATAAACCCACAAACTTTAGAAGAATTGGACGACGGTCAAGAAGGGGAAATTGTGGTACACGGTCCTCAAGTATTTGTCGGATATTATAACCGCAAAGAGGATAACGAAAAGGCTTTCCTTGAAATAGATGGTAAAAAATTCTTCCGGACTGGCGATATTGGGGTTCGCGATGAAGAAGGATATTATTTCATTGTGGACCGTTTAAAAAGAATGATCAATGCTTCGGGATTTAAAGTTTGGCCGACTGAAGTCGAAAGTTATCTTTACAAACATCCAGCCGTGCAGCAAGCTTGTGTGGTCGGAATTCCAGATCCAAAAAGAGGTGAGAATGTAAAGGCTTTCATCATTTTGAATGAAGACTACAAAGGAAAAATTACGGAAGAAGAATTGATTCGTTGGTCTAAAGAACACATGGCAGCTTATAAATATCCAAGATTTATTGAATTCCGCGATTCCTTGCCCACTACGTCCAGTGGAAAGCTTTTGTGGAGAAAACTCGCGGAAGAAGAGAAGAAAAAATTTGAAATGAATAAATAA
- a CDS encoding aldehyde dehydrogenase family protein, with amino-acid sequence MSSVATPLKEKVEQFLSGVKKLYINGEFVKSASEKTFDTPNPATGEVLATVYEAQEEDIDRAVKAAREAFDNGPWSKLTPAERSRLMYKLADLMEENKEELAQLETLDNGKPIRETLNADVPLAIEHLRYYAGWTTKIVGQTIPVNGPFFNYTRHEPVGVVGQIIPWNFPLLMALWKLGAALATGCTVVLKPAEQTPLSALYLAELIDEAGFPKGVVNVVPGFGETAGQPLVDHPLVDKIAFTGSTEVGKLIMKRASNSIKRITLELGGKSPNIILPDADFSKAIPGALNGVMFNQGQVCCAGSRVFVPKKQYDNIVSDMADYAKNIKQGFGLHSDTEMGPLVSDEQQNRVLGYIEKGLEEGAELVTGGKKPFEEGYFVTPTIFANVEDDMTIAKEEIFGPVISALPYEDLDDLINRANDSIYGLAAGVWTQDVKKAHYIANNLRAGTVWVNCYNIFDAASPFGGYKQSGIGREMGSYALQNYTEVKSVWISLN; translated from the coding sequence ATGAGCTCAGTTGCAACTCCATTAAAGGAAAAAGTTGAACAATTTTTGTCTGGTGTCAAAAAATTGTACATTAACGGAGAATTTGTAAAAAGCGCCTCTGAAAAAACCTTTGATACTCCCAACCCTGCGACGGGTGAAGTGTTGGCTACAGTTTATGAAGCGCAAGAAGAAGATATTGACCGTGCTGTAAAAGCAGCAAGAGAAGCATTTGACAATGGTCCGTGGTCTAAACTAACCCCCGCGGAAAGAAGCCGATTAATGTACAAACTCGCAGATTTAATGGAAGAAAATAAAGAAGAACTGGCTCAACTAGAAACCCTCGATAATGGTAAGCCGATCAGGGAAACTTTGAATGCCGATGTTCCGTTGGCCATTGAACATTTGCGCTATTATGCCGGTTGGACAACGAAGATCGTTGGCCAAACCATCCCTGTGAACGGTCCGTTCTTTAACTACACCCGCCATGAACCGGTTGGAGTAGTCGGCCAAATTATCCCTTGGAACTTCCCGCTTTTAATGGCGTTGTGGAAATTAGGGGCCGCACTTGCTACCGGCTGCACCGTCGTATTAAAACCAGCAGAACAAACGCCTTTATCCGCTTTGTATTTAGCTGAGCTGATCGATGAAGCCGGTTTTCCTAAAGGAGTAGTGAACGTCGTACCAGGATTTGGTGAAACAGCCGGGCAACCGCTTGTAGACCATCCTCTTGTCGATAAAATTGCCTTTACAGGTTCAACAGAAGTCGGAAAATTAATTATGAAGCGAGCATCCAATTCGATCAAACGGATCACGCTTGAATTGGGTGGTAAATCACCGAACATCATCCTTCCGGACGCAGATTTTTCAAAAGCCATCCCGGGAGCTTTAAACGGGGTTATGTTCAATCAAGGTCAAGTATGCTGTGCCGGCTCACGCGTCTTTGTACCGAAAAAGCAATATGATAATATCGTTTCCGATATGGCGGATTATGCGAAAAACATTAAGCAAGGTTTCGGACTTCATTCCGATACAGAAATGGGTCCGCTTGTATCCGATGAGCAGCAAAATCGCGTTCTTGGATATATTGAAAAAGGATTGGAAGAAGGCGCTGAATTAGTCACCGGAGGAAAGAAACCGTTTGAGGAAGGTTATTTCGTCACTCCTACCATTTTCGCCAATGTGGAAGACGATATGACGATTGCAAAAGAAGAAATTTTTGGTCCGGTCATTTCTGCCCTGCCGTATGAAGATTTAGATGACTTAATCAATCGCGCGAACGATTCCATCTATGGATTGGCTGCTGGAGTTTGGACACAAGATGTGAAAAAAGCACATTACATCGCCAATAATCTCCGTGCCGGAACCGTTTGGGTCAACTGTTACAACATATTTGACGCTGCAAGTCCTTTCGGTGGATACAAACAGTCCGGTATCGGCCGGGAAATGGGCTCCTACGCTTTGCAAAACTATACGGAAGTAAAAAGCGTGTGGATCTCTTTGAACTAA
- a CDS encoding PAS domain-containing sensor histidine kinase, with translation MVNKKNISFIVNKFQSLIKDSRHLIMCISSNGRLTYVSPASALILGYEAYELLGTFIYSYIHPEDRYKLQLSDHGWDKIEYRARRKCGDYVWLETSCIAMTNEMEYFCISHDVSERKVFEEQIQEEKEKYRLLLENTVDTIGIVTEEGFFVDINQAGKQLLGSARKEEIIGRSLFDYLLEEYIPLVKTYLQHPHQQDSLEVCIRRVDQIVKCVEFKLIPLFYKNRHTYQIILKDITNKKETEKMLQKAEKLTIVGQLAAGIAHEIRNPLTAIKGFTQLLSNMGYRDYTDVILTELDRIDKIVSDLLVLAKPQISHLEEINLVELIDRVVTLLRTQAIMYNIDIISDIRLKDCPVIEAEADQIKQVLINLIKNAIEAMPEGGTVTIEAEMDHSEDHVVIRVIDEGIGIPRELISRLGEPFFSTKEKGTGLGLMICQRIIKNHKGSLEIDSEVNKGTTFTIRLPRKISKKNDRQKINPDGTI, from the coding sequence ATGGTGAACAAAAAAAACATTTCATTTATTGTGAATAAATTCCAATCGTTGATCAAAGATTCCAGACATCTGATCATGTGTATTTCTTCCAACGGCAGATTGACGTACGTATCACCAGCCTCAGCTCTCATCCTTGGCTATGAAGCTTACGAATTGCTGGGGACGTTTATCTATTCCTACATCCATCCGGAAGATCGGTATAAGTTGCAACTTTCCGATCATGGCTGGGATAAGATTGAGTACCGTGCACGAAGAAAGTGCGGCGATTATGTTTGGCTTGAAACGAGCTGCATTGCTATGACAAATGAAATGGAATATTTTTGTATCTCCCATGATGTGTCTGAACGAAAAGTGTTTGAAGAACAAATTCAAGAAGAAAAAGAAAAGTACCGCCTTTTGTTGGAAAATACGGTCGATACAATAGGAATCGTCACGGAGGAAGGCTTTTTTGTCGATATTAACCAAGCCGGCAAACAACTACTCGGTTCAGCAAGAAAGGAGGAAATTATTGGCCGTTCCCTTTTCGACTATCTCCTTGAGGAATATATCCCGCTTGTTAAAACATATCTTCAACATCCTCACCAGCAAGATTCGCTGGAAGTTTGCATTAGAAGAGTGGATCAAATTGTTAAATGCGTAGAATTCAAATTAATACCTCTGTTTTATAAAAATCGGCATACATATCAAATCATTTTAAAAGATATCACCAACAAAAAAGAAACGGAAAAAATGCTTCAGAAAGCTGAAAAGCTGACCATTGTCGGACAGTTGGCCGCGGGTATCGCCCATGAAATACGAAATCCGTTAACGGCGATCAAAGGGTTTACCCAATTATTAAGCAATATGGGTTATCGGGATTATACGGATGTGATTTTGACAGAACTCGACCGTATTGATAAAATTGTCAGCGATTTGCTTGTGCTTGCCAAACCGCAGATTTCCCATCTTGAAGAAATCAATTTAGTCGAGTTAATTGATCGTGTTGTCACGCTCCTAAGGACTCAAGCTATTATGTATAATATTGATATTATTTCTGATATTCGCTTGAAGGATTGTCCTGTGATTGAAGCGGAAGCGGATCAAATTAAACAAGTGTTAATTAATCTTATTAAAAATGCGATTGAAGCGATGCCGGAAGGCGGGACCGTCACGATTGAAGCCGAAATGGATCATTCCGAAGATCATGTGGTGATACGTGTGATCGACGAAGGAATTGGAATTCCAAGAGAGCTGATTTCAAGATTGGGGGAACCGTTTTTTAGCACAAAAGAAAAAGGAACGGGTCTTGGATTAATGATATGCCAGAGAATCATAAAAAATCATAAAGGGTCTTTGGAAATTGATAGTGAAGTAAATAAAGGCACCACTTTTACGATTCGATTGCCTAGAAAAATCAGCAAAAAAAACGATAGGCAGAAAATAAATCCGGATGGAACAATATAA
- a CDS encoding acyl-CoA dehydrogenase family protein — MNFARTKEEQERLERIGKLAVRFSERVGKIDETGDFPYENMEDLKEAGYTTWTLDKEFGGKGISLYEFLLYQEKIAEGDGSTALAIGWHMGTMMDLSARRPWNQDVWNEVVKKVKKGALINTAATEPQTGSPTRGGLPQTTAVFENGQWVINGRKTHTTLSPVLDFILVKAYIPQRKKVGIFLIPKETKGVSVEETWNTISMRGTGSHDLLLKDVRIDEKYFVETVDPVNNQSAGWLLHIPACYLGIAGAARNYALRFSTEYSPNSIEGTISDLPNIRQLIGQMELELLQARTFMYAIAEKWDRSESKVELQAALGAVKHVAVNASIRVVDAAMRIAGSKSLFFENPLQRYYRDVRAGLHNPPMDDAVIAMLAQKALDGIQN; from the coding sequence ATGAATTTTGCGAGAACAAAGGAAGAACAAGAACGTTTGGAACGAATTGGGAAATTGGCTGTTCGTTTTTCTGAAAGAGTGGGTAAAATAGACGAAACGGGAGATTTTCCATATGAGAATATGGAAGATTTAAAAGAGGCAGGCTATACGACGTGGACTTTAGACAAAGAATTTGGCGGAAAAGGAATTTCTTTATATGAATTTCTTCTTTATCAAGAAAAAATTGCCGAAGGAGACGGCTCTACTGCTTTGGCAATCGGCTGGCACATGGGCACGATGATGGATTTATCCGCAAGGCGGCCATGGAATCAAGATGTTTGGAACGAAGTAGTGAAGAAAGTAAAAAAAGGGGCTTTAATCAACACTGCAGCTACTGAGCCGCAAACGGGAAGTCCAACTCGAGGTGGCTTGCCGCAAACTACGGCTGTATTCGAAAACGGACAGTGGGTGATCAATGGCCGAAAAACGCATACGACTTTATCCCCCGTTCTCGATTTCATATTGGTAAAGGCTTATATTCCTCAACGAAAAAAGGTCGGTATTTTTCTCATACCGAAAGAAACGAAAGGGGTTTCCGTTGAAGAAACTTGGAATACCATTTCGATGAGAGGAACCGGAAGCCATGACTTATTATTAAAAGATGTTCGTATAGATGAAAAATATTTTGTGGAGACCGTCGATCCTGTGAACAATCAATCAGCGGGATGGCTGCTCCATATCCCGGCCTGCTACCTTGGAATTGCCGGTGCTGCCCGTAATTATGCCCTCCGATTTTCGACTGAATATTCTCCCAACAGCATAGAAGGCACGATCAGTGATTTACCGAATATTCGCCAGCTGATTGGGCAAATGGAACTGGAACTCTTGCAAGCTCGTACGTTTATGTATGCAATCGCAGAAAAATGGGATCGTTCGGAATCCAAAGTGGAACTTCAGGCAGCTCTAGGAGCCGTAAAACATGTGGCTGTGAATGCAAGTATACGCGTTGTGGATGCGGCCATGCGGATTGCCGGCTCCAAAAGTTTATTTTTCGAAAATCCTTTGCAGCGCTATTACAGAGATGTTCGAGCCGGATTGCATAATCCTCCGATGGATGACGCTGTCATTGCCATGCTGGCCCAAAAAGCTCTTGATGGGATTCAAAATTGA
- a CDS encoding Hsp20/alpha crystallin family protein, producing the protein MIQWPSNDAFQPLGQFRKDMERFFNTNFPSFFQNNFNFPRMDVRETDNEVIVTCEIPGLEKKEDLFIHLDGTELQISGKIEKTEKRESEQIHHEERYYGSFQRKITLPAKVDENSVRATYKNGILEIRANKLQTSNRKTIDIEFQ; encoded by the coding sequence GTGATTCAATGGCCAAGCAATGATGCTTTCCAACCTTTGGGCCAGTTTCGAAAAGACATGGAACGTTTCTTTAATACAAATTTTCCTTCATTTTTCCAAAATAATTTCAACTTTCCAAGAATGGATGTGCGTGAAACGGATAATGAAGTTATTGTTACTTGTGAAATTCCAGGATTGGAGAAAAAAGAAGACCTGTTTATTCATTTAGATGGCACAGAACTTCAAATTTCCGGAAAAATAGAAAAAACCGAAAAAAGGGAATCAGAGCAGATTCATCATGAAGAACGATATTATGGAAGCTTCCAAAGAAAAATAACTTTGCCTGCAAAAGTGGATGAAAACAGCGTTCGAGCCACTTATAAGAACGGTATTCTTGAAATAAGAGCCAACAAATTGCAGACTTCCAATCGTAAAACGATCGACATTGAGTTTCAATAA